In Equus caballus isolate H_3958 breed thoroughbred chromosome 7, TB-T2T, whole genome shotgun sequence, one DNA window encodes the following:
- the OR5P94 gene encoding olfactory receptor family 5 subfamily P member 94 codes for MDALGDRNRTEVTGFILLGLTDDPILRVILFMIILCIYLVTISGNLSTIILIRISSQLHHPMYFFLSHLALADIGYSSSVTPNMLINFLVEKNTISYFGCATQLGSVAFFGATECFLLAAMAYDRFMAICSPLLYATKMSTQVCVQLLVLAYIGGFYNAFSFTICVYCLLFCGPNRVNHFFCDFTPLVELSCSDMSIPAVVPSYMVGFIIVVTVFVIAVSYIYILITILKMCSTEGRRKAFSTCASHLTAVTLYYGTITFIYVLPKSYYTTDQNKVVSVFYMVVIPMLNPLIYSLRNNEIKGALKRELARKIFS; via the coding sequence ATGGATGCACTGGGGGATAGAAACCGCACTGAAGTGACAGGGTTCATTTTATTGGGCTTAACTGACGATCCAATCCTTCGAGTCATTCTCTTCATGATCATCCTGTGTATCTACCTGGTGACCATATCTGGCAATCTCAGCACGATCATTCTTATCAGAATCTCTTCTCAGCTCCATCatcctatgtatttttttctgagccaCTTGGCTTTGGCTGACATAGGCTATTCATCTTCTGTCACACCCAATATGCTTATAAACTTCCTGGTGGAGAAAAATACCATCTCCTATTTTGGATGTGCCACCCAACTTGGTTCTGTTGCTTTCTTTGGGGCAACTGAATGCTTCCTTCTGGCTGCCATGGCATATGATCGCTTTATGGCAATCTGCAGCCCATTGCTGTATGCCACCAAAATGTCCACACAAGTCTGTGTTCAATTGCTTGTATTGGCTTACATAGGTGGCTTCTACAATGCTTTCTCTTTTACTATTTGTGTCTATTGTTTACTCTTCTGTGGACCAAATCGAGTCAatcattttttctgtgattttacCCCTTTAGTTGAACTCTCCTGTTCTGATATGAGTATCCCCGCAGTTGTCCCCTCTTATATGGTTGGCTTTATCATTGTGGTCACAGTGTTTGTCATAGCTGTTTCCTACATCTACATCCTCATCACCATCCTGAAGATGTGCTCCACTGAGGGACGCCGaaaggccttctccacctgtgcctcACACCTCACAGCTGTCACTCTGTACTATGGGACCATCACATTCATTTATGTGCTGCCCAAGTCTTACTACACAACTGACCAGAACAAAGTAGTGTCCGTGTTCTACATGGTGGTGATCCCTATGTTGAACCCCCTCATCTACAGCCTCAGGAACAATGAGATTAAGGGGGCTCTGAAGAGAGAGCttgctagaaaaatattttcttag